The following coding sequences lie in one Haladaptatus sp. DJG-WS-42 genomic window:
- a CDS encoding ester cyclase, with protein sequence MAATSGLTTDQNKELARQYLEAIENHTDGHIDTLEELVADDVVNHTPASSDELTPGEQRGIDAFRTHAESVTHAFPDVSFDIHDMLAEDDRVMVRFDLMGTHDGPFMGVEATGKEVTMSGIVVYRFEDGKIVERWSEADLVGVLQQIGAMPEATGT encoded by the coding sequence ATGGCAGCAACAAGCGGCCTGACAACAGACCAAAACAAAGAACTCGCACGACAGTACCTCGAAGCGATAGAGAACCATACAGACGGACACATCGATACGTTAGAAGAGCTTGTCGCTGACGACGTGGTTAATCACACGCCGGCATCGAGCGACGAACTCACCCCGGGTGAGCAACGTGGAATCGACGCATTCAGAACGCACGCTGAATCTGTCACGCACGCCTTCCCGGACGTCAGCTTCGATATTCACGACATGCTCGCAGAGGACGACCGAGTGATGGTGCGTTTTGACCTCATGGGAACCCACGACGGGCCCTTCATGGGCGTTGAAGCGACGGGCAAGGAGGTAACCATGTCCGGCATCGTCGTCTATCGGTTCGAAGACGGGAAGATAGTCGAACGATGGAGCGAAGCCGACCTCGTCGGCGTGCTCCAGCAAATCGGCGCGATGCCTGAAGCGACGGGAACCTAG